The genomic segment CTTGGGTCGACTCGGCTTTTAAGGGAGGTCCTCACGCGTGCGACGCGGCAGCTTCCGCGACCGCGCCCTCGTGGTGCGTACCTATGATTTCGGCGAAGCCGATCGGATCGTGGTGCTTCTCACCCGCCAGCACGGCCTCGTCCGCGCCGTGGCCAAGGGCGTGCGACGCGCCCGCTCTCGCTTCGGCTCCCGCATTCAACGCTTTGTGCTTCTCGACGTCGAGTGCTACCCAGGCAAGAGCCTGGCGCTCATCAGCGGCGCCGACACCGTCGACTACTACGCATCAGGCATCATCGAGGACTACCAGCGCTACAGTGCCGCCTGCGCGGTCCTCGAAACCGCCGAGAAGCTCTCGCTGGCTGACCTGCCCGACTCCGCGCTTTTCGACCTCGCCGTCAGTGCCCTCGAGGCGTTGCGCCACGACGACACCCCGCTGATCAGCCTCGACATCTTTCTCCTACATGCCATGGGCAGCGCCGGCTGGCTCCCCGAAATGTTCAACTGCGCCCACTGCGACAAGCCCGGACCCCACCGTGGCTTCGACCCCGGCTCCGGCGGCGCAGTCTGCTCCGAATGCCGCCCACCGGGGGCGACCACCGTGCCCACCGAGGCACTCCGGCTCATGTGGTGGATGGCGCATGGGCATTACGACGCCATGGCCCAAGCGCAGCAGGCCGACCCCGCCCGCTGGGCGGGGCTCGTCGACACAGCGCACCGCCTTATCACCGATCACGTGCAATACCACCTCGAGCGGGGCGTGCTCAGTCTGCGCGCGGATTAATGGCACAATAAGGGAGTGAATTCATCTGCACTCACCCCGCCGAGCATTCCCGCCGAGTTCATTCCACGCCACATCGCGCTGGTCATGGACGGAAATGGGCGCTGGGCCCAGGAACGCGGCCTCAAACGCACCGAAGGCCACAAGCGCGGCGAGGCCGTACTCATGGATGTGGTAGACGCCTGCCTCGCGCTCGGGGTGGACTACCTCTCCGCCTATGCCTTCTCCACGGAGAACTGGCGGCGCAGCACCGACGAAGTGCGCTTCCTCATGGGATTCAACCGCGATGTTCTGCGCCGGCAGCGCGACGTCCTCAACGACAAAGGCGTCCGGGTGCGCTGGGTCGGACGCCGGCCCCGGCTGTGGCGCAGCGTCATTCGCGAACTCGAAGAGGCCGAGAACCTCACCAAAGACAACACTCGGATGACCCTCGCCATGTGCGTGAACTATGGCGGCCGCGCCGAAATAGTAGACGCCGCTCGCGAGATCGCCCGCCAAGCTCGGGCCGGTGAGCTCGCACCAGGGGCCATCACCGAGTCCACCTTTTCCGACTTCCTCGACGAACCGGACATGCCGGACGTTGACCTCTTCCTGCGCCCCTCTGGGGAAAAGCGCACCTCCAACTTCCTGCTCTGGCAGTCCGCCTATGCCGAGATGGTCTATCAAGACAAGCTCTTCCCCGACTTCACTCCCGCCGATCTCTTCGCCGCCGTGGAGGAATACGCCCGCCGAGATCGCCGGTTCGGTGCGGTGAAATAGGAGATCCACCTCACTGCCATAATCTCTCCCAGTTGGCTGGGTTGCCTAGAGGGGTTAAGATACCGGCGGTCGCGTGAAGTTAGGTCACGCTAGTGTCGTGGCGGTGCTGCGGTGGTGCGGTGCTGCGGTGCTGCGGTGGTGCCGCGAGGTAGAGCTGGGAGAGATATGTCGGATGTGGCGAAGGGTGCTGCGAGTGTCTCGGGCGCCTCGGGTGCTTCGGGTGCTGAGCCGCTGAGCGCGGCGAGCCCGAAGCAGGTGAAGCGCTGGCGGCAGTACCTCGCTAATGAACGTGCCGAGGCCGCCGTGTATCGCGAGCTGGCTCGCGGGAAGACGGGGGAGGAACGCGAGATCCTGCTCGGTATCGCCAATGCCGAGTCGCGTCATGAGCAGCACTGGCGCACTCTCCTGGGCGATGAGGTGGGAATGCCCATGCAGCCCGATCTGTCTACGCGTTTCATGGCTTTCTTGGCCCGCCACTTTGGTTCGGTGTTTACGTTGGCGCTGATGCAAAACGCCGAATCGCGTAGTCCTTACGAGGACGATCAAGACGCCACCGATCAGATGCAGGCCGATGAGCGCATCCACGCCGAGGTGGTGCGTGGTCTTGCGGCGCGTTCGCGGGAGCGCATGTCCGGCGGGTTTAGGGCCGCGGTGTTTGGGCTCAATGATGGCCTCGTCTCTAACCTGGCCTTGGTGCTGGGTGTGGTGGGCTCGGGGGTGTCCCACAACGTCATCTTGCTCACCGGGATCTCGGGGCTGTTGGCCGGCGCTCTGTCGATGGGGGCAGGGGAGTACATCTCCGTACAGTCGCAGAAGGAATTGCTGGAGGCGTCCACTCCCGATCCGGAGGTACATTCCGCTCTGCCGCAGCTGGACTTCAACGCTAACGAGCTGGCTCTGGTCTATCGCGCCCGCGGAATGGGGCAGCAGGAGGCCGAACGTAAAGCTCAGGCGGTGTTGCAGCGCATTCACAGCGCTCATGACGCCGAGGCAGCGACCGAGTGGGGAGAGTCCTCCTCCGATACCACCACTGTGGGGTCGGGTGTCACCGCCGCGCTGTCCAGCTTCTCCTTCTTCGCCGGTGGTGCTCTCATTCCTATCGTGCCGTTTCTTTTTGGTCTTCCCACTACAGCGGCTGCGGTGGTCGCTATTGTGCTGGTGGGTGTGGCTCTGATCCTCACCGGCGGCGTGGTGGGGGTTCTTTCTGGTGCTCCGCCAGCCAAGCGGGCTGTGCGTCAGCTCGCAATCGGCCTTGGGGCGGCCGGTGTGACCTGGCTATTGGGCACGGTCTTCGGTACCAGCATCACCTAGCTCGGCGCTTATCGACGCCACCTCCCCAGCCAAAAAACTTTCCCCTAGCTATTGAACTTCGAACATGAGTGCGGGATAATTCTCTTAAGGGGAATTATCCAGTGAACGAATGATCCATAGGGGGAAGAATGTTCACACAGCTAGTAGAAAGTCAATTATCACCAGATATACACTCCACCTACGGCGAGCATCCTCTGTTCGATTCGGTGTTAGAACGTATTAACGATACTGATTGTTGCTACAGTCACGAGGTGGCGGATCTGCCATACAGTGCCCTTGAGGTCAACAGGCGCCGAATGGAGCTCATCGATTACCTCTCGGATGCAGCTGGGCAGGAAGATGCGGTGGAATACACGGCCGCACGCTTTGCCGGGCAGTTGGGGTGCACCGAAAACTTCGTGGTGATGCTCCTCGAGCTTTCGCAGCTCTTTAGGCAATTTCCGCTGATCGCGGCAGTGCTACGGCTCCGCCTTATCTTCAATGACTCCCATCTGATGGCCCTGTCCTCGGCGCTCGTGGGCATCGCCCCAGACAAGCGGGTGGAATTCGAGCTGAATTTTGTGCTCGAGGTGCTGCCGCGGCGTCACAAGCAGCAGCTTAAAGGGCGCTACTGGTTGCGTGGGAGGATTAACGAGATCCTTAAGCGGATTGATCCTCTCGGAGTGGATTCCAGTGGGAAGAAGGATCCACGCCGGACCACTCAGGAATCGGTGACCTTTTGGGACAATCCAGAGGGGGAGACCGGCTATATCGACATCGAGCTAGAAAATCACCGCTACCACCAGGTCATGGGCACGATCGCCCAGGTGGCGAAGCAGCGCGGCATTTCCCACGCAGACGCTCTGGTTGAGCTGATGGCAGGGCACACCAACACAAAGGTGGTGTTTCACGTTTATGCCAACTGGTTCGAGAAGCAGGCGTGGACGCCCGAGCAGGGATAGCTGGCGGACTATGCCACGGACGAGCTGCTCAAGCAGGTGACCGCCCTGCAATTGCTCTCGGATTCGGAGGTGGATTCCTACCAGCCCACTGAGTCCCAGCGGCACGCAGTGATTGCGCGTTATGGCAGCTGTAACTTCCCGGGCTGCACCATGGCGGCGTCGAAGTGCCAGATGGATCACGCGAAGGAATACAACCGAGGTGGCCCCACGGCGACATGGAATCTCCAGCCGCTGTGTACGAAGCATCATCGCCTCAAGACCCTAGGGGAGTACACAGTGGAGCTGGATCCGCAGGGTAACGCCATCTGGAGGTCGAAGGATGGGGAAGAGGTTACGTCGGTGCCGGAGGGAGTGCTCAAGGACATGCGTCGGGTGACTCTCGACGAGCGGATGCAGCGCAAACACCAGGTGCGGCGCGAGAAGAACGAAGCTATCTACGGCCCAGTGGTTGAGGAGCCGGCCCCGTTCTAGAGGCTAGGACGCAGAGTGGCGCGGGGCGCAGTCAGAGCACAGTCCGAACACCTCGGCGGTGTGGGCGGTGAGCTTGAACCCGTGTGCCTGGGCGGCCTGTTGGGCCCACGCTTCCACAGGGCCACCCTCGATCTCCTCGGTCTTACCGCAGTCGGTGCACACCAAGTGGTGGTGGTGCTCATCAGTATCGCAGTGGCGATACCGAGTTTCGCCGGAGGCCATGTTCAACACATCCACTGCCTCGAT from the Corynebacterium ciconiae DSM 44920 genome contains:
- a CDS encoding Fur family transcriptional regulator, with the protein product MSTRNDPTIPKLGVRSTRQRAAVVNVLRDLDAFASAKTIHEELTRRNYRVGLTTVYRTLQSLADIEAVDVLNMASGETRYRHCDTDEHHHHLVCTDCGKTEEIEGGPVEAWAQQAAQAHGFKLTAHTAEVFGLCSDCAPRHSAS
- a CDS encoding VIT1/CCC1 transporter family protein, with protein sequence MSDVAKGAASVSGASGASGAEPLSAASPKQVKRWRQYLANERAEAAVYRELARGKTGEEREILLGIANAESRHEQHWRTLLGDEVGMPMQPDLSTRFMAFLARHFGSVFTLALMQNAESRSPYEDDQDATDQMQADERIHAEVVRGLAARSRERMSGGFRAAVFGLNDGLVSNLALVLGVVGSGVSHNVILLTGISGLLAGALSMGAGEYISVQSQKELLEASTPDPEVHSALPQLDFNANELALVYRARGMGQQEAERKAQAVLQRIHSAHDAEAATEWGESSSDTTTVGSGVTAALSSFSFFAGGALIPIVPFLFGLPTTAAAVVAIVLVGVALILTGGVVGVLSGAPPAKRAVRQLAIGLGAAGVTWLLGTVFGTSIT
- a CDS encoding isoprenyl transferase, which produces MNSSALTPPSIPAEFIPRHIALVMDGNGRWAQERGLKRTEGHKRGEAVLMDVVDACLALGVDYLSAYAFSTENWRRSTDEVRFLMGFNRDVLRRQRDVLNDKGVRVRWVGRRPRLWRSVIRELEEAENLTKDNTRMTLAMCVNYGGRAEIVDAAREIARQARAGELAPGAITESTFSDFLDEPDMPDVDLFLRPSGEKRTSNFLLWQSAYAEMVYQDKLFPDFTPADLFAAVEEYARRDRRFGAVK
- the recO gene encoding DNA repair protein RecO, yielding MRRGSFRDRALVVRTYDFGEADRIVVLLTRQHGLVRAVAKGVRRARSRFGSRIQRFVLLDVECYPGKSLALISGADTVDYYASGIIEDYQRYSAACAVLETAEKLSLADLPDSALFDLAVSALEALRHDDTPLISLDIFLLHAMGSAGWLPEMFNCAHCDKPGPHRGFDPGSGGAVCSECRPPGATTVPTEALRLMWWMAHGHYDAMAQAQQADPARWAGLVDTAHRLITDHVQYHLERGVLSLRAD
- a CDS encoding HNH endonuclease signature motif containing protein, with protein sequence MTALQLLSDSEVDSYQPTESQRHAVIARYGSCNFPGCTMAASKCQMDHAKEYNRGGPTATWNLQPLCTKHHRLKTLGEYTVELDPQGNAIWRSKDGEEVTSVPEGVLKDMRRVTLDERMQRKHQVRREKNEAIYGPVVEEPAPF